Genomic segment of Paenibacillus antri:
TTCCATGTGATAGGCGCGATCGTCCAACTCAAGGGTCGTCGGCACCTCTTCGAAGGAATCCAGCCTTCCGTCGATCGGTTGGTACAGGGCGAACAGCGTCCGTTCGCGGTCCTCGATCGCGAGATACCGAATCGCCGTTCCGTCCTGCAGCGTGAGGACGATCGCGTTGCGCTGTCGATTTTGCGTGCGTCCGACGACCTGATAGGTCACGAGCGACACTTCGCAGACGTCGCCCGGCCCGATCGTGAGGATGCTCTTCTCCGGCATCGGCGGCGCCGGCTTGCTTACCAGATTTTTAATGCGTTGGAATAAACTCATCTTGCCGCTCCTTATGTTCAGGAATTAGACCGCTCCGATGATCAGGGCGCCTGCGATATGAAGCGATCCCGCGAAGAGCGCGTTGGCGATTTTCCCTTCGTGTATGCCTTCTTCCAATTGGAAATGGGTGAGCTTCGACAAGACGGTCCGCGCCAGCCATTCCAGAACGAACAGCAACACGAAGGAGACGACGGAGATGATGATCGCTTCCCAGATGACGTCCGATTTCGCGATCGACTGTCCCAAAATATACGCTTGCGCGATCAGCTTCATCATGAAGCGCGTCGTTACCGCCACGTTGCCGCTCTTCATCTCTTGGATGTCATGATAGCGGGTCGTCAGCGAGTCCAAATACATAATTAAAAATAAGAGCAATGCGCCCATTCCCGTCCATACGGGAATTCGGGCGTAATCGATCCATGACAAAACAGATCCCTCCGAACGATGCTTGAATGTAAAAACGCCTGTATGTCGCTATTGCAGCATTCGTGTCATACAGGCGCACTTCGTATCCGGTTGTAGGTCGGCTTATTGATCCTTGTTCTCGTATTGCTTCATCAGCGCGGCCAGCTCGTCTTCGACGGCCTTATCCTTGCCGAGCTCCTTGAACTCGTCGTCGAGCGACTTGCCCTTAGACGCGTACAAGCTGTTGCTCGCTTCGGCCTGCGCCTCCATCTGAAGCATCTTCTCTTCCATCCGCTTGAGGCCCGCGGAGGCCGAATCGGATCCGAAGCCGTTCATCGCTTTGTTGATTTCGGTCTGCGCCTTCGCCGCGTTATAACGAGCGACGAGCATCTCGCGCTTGTTCTTCAGCTCCGTCAATTCCTTGCGCATCTCTTCCAGCTTCGCGCGAAGGTCGTTGGCCAGCTTCAGGTTCAGGTCGTACCCGGACTTGTATTCGGCCATCTTGCTTTCGGCGGCTTTCTTCTCTTCCAACGCGCGGCGCGCCAAGTCGACGTTCTGCGCCTGCGCCGCCATATGGGCTTGCTGCGTGCGTTTCTCCACGAGCTCGACTTGCTCTTCGTAGAGCCGCTTGAACTTCTTCTCCAGTGCGATCTGCGCGGCCACCGCTTTCTCCGCGTCTCCCAAGTCCTCGGTCATATCCCGGATGTATTGATCCGTCAGTTTGATCGGATCCTCCGCCTTGTCGATCAACGCGTTGACGTTAGACAGAGTGAGATCTCGAAGCCTCTTAAACAAAGACAATATCGCCGCCTCCTAAAGATTGAGTATCGAATACATATCCATACGTACGGGGGCGATGTCGGGTTTCATCCGCCTCCGATAAAACAGAAAGAGAGATGAGTTTCCCATCTCATCCCTCTGCAATGTTCTCTATCCGATTCCATCCGTCGAAGTTTCCCGATTATCTGCCGAGCTTCTTCGACCCGCCGCCCTTGCCTTGCAGCGCCAATAGGTTCGTGTCGTAGCTGAACGTCAGCTGCGACTTCGTCCGGTGCCGCTTCAGCGCGAGCTGAATGAGCTGGCCGGTCATCTGTTCGAAGCTCTTGCCCTTCGGCTCCCATAGGTAGAACGCTAGCGATCCAGGGATCGTATTGATCTCGTTGACATACACCTTGCCTTCGTCTTGGTCGATGAGGAAGTCGATCCGCGACACGCCGTTGCAGCCGAGCTCGAGGAACGTCTGCTTCGCTAACGCTTGAACTTCCTCCGTCATCTCCGGCGAGATATTGGCGGGAATGATGCGGCTCGTCCCGGACATGCCCTTCGACGCTTGATTCAAGTATTTATCTTGGTAGCTCAAAATTTCGCTCGTCTTGAGCACTTCCTCGCAGACGGACACCTCCGCCGACTCGTGGTCCCCGATGACCGAGCAGTTGACCTCTTTCAAATTTTGGACCACTCGCTCGATAATGACCTTGTCCGCGAAGCCGAAGGCGTTCCCGAGCGCGCTCGTCAGCTCTTCCGTGTCCTCGGCGATCTCGATGCCGACGCTCGAGCCGAGGTTCGCCGGCTTGACGATGACCGGGTACTTCAGCTGCGCTTCGGCCTTGGCGATGCAGGAGCCCGGATCCTCCGACCATTGGTGATTGTAAAACGTTACGAAATCCACGACCGGCAGCCCGGCGCTGCGGACGACGGCTTTCATGACGACCTTATCCATGCCGAGCGCCGAGGACAATACGTCGCAGCCGACGTAAGGCACCTTCTGGAACTCTAGCAAGCCCTGCAGCGCGCCGTCCTCGCCGAACGTCCCGTGGGTGACGGGGAACGCGACGTGGATTTCGTCGACGACCGGATTCTTGAACCAAGATTTCCTGGTCGCGATCAACTGATGCGCTCCGCTCTCGTTCGTAAACAGCGTTACGTTCGTGCTCTTCCGAAGCAAACCCGGGAGATCCTTGTATTCGTCGATGGAGCCGACCGCTTCGCCGGTATACCACTTGCCCTCTTTCGTAATATATATCGGGACAGGCTCATATTTATCTCTCGGGATCGCATGATAAGCCTGCAGACCGGAGATGACGGACACCTCGTGCTCTACCGACATCCCTCCGAATAGGACTCCGACGCGTATTTTCATAAGTAAGAAATCCTCCGTTTATTCGTTATAATTGTCGGGCAAGTCGTTCTCGAGAAGGACGACGGTGTGTTCGTTCGCGAACCCTTGCAGGAACTGAAGCCCTTCTTGGAGATGCTTCGCCACGCGGAAGTTCGCGTAACCGGCGGCTTGCAGCGCATCCTGCATCGGCTTCGTCTGCTTCGGCCCGACTAGAATAATATAATCGCACACCTTCGCGGCCGCTTCGGCGAAGGCATAATTGTATTCATACTCTTTCGCGCCCAGCTCGATCATTCCGGGGGTCACGAGAATCTTCTTCTCAGGCATCTGCGCTAGCACCGCGAGCGCCGCCTTGGAGCCGACCGGATTCGAATTGAAGCTGTCGTCGAGAATCGTCAAATTCCCGTTCTTCTTGAGCTCCAACCGATGCTTGACGGGTTTGACCTTGCGGATATACATCGCCAGCTTCGGCAGCGGAATGCCCAAGGTATCGCCGACGGCGATGCACGCCAGCAGGTTTTGAATGTTGTGTTCGCCGAGCAGCGCGGTTTCGAACTCCTGAACCGCGCCGTTCCGGACCCGCACCGCGAAGGCGCAGCCGTTGCGGGAATAGCGAACGTTCTCCGCGTAATAATCCGTGTCCGGGTTGCGGCTGCCGTACGTCACGACCTTGCATCGCAGGTTCGACTTCCGCAGCTGATCGGCCACGTTCTCGTCGTCCAAATTGAGGAACGCGACGCCGTCCGCGGGCAGCGCTTCGGCGAGCTCGAATTTGGTCGCTTTCACATTTTCCAAACTCTTGAAGGTTTCTAAGTGCTGCTCCCCGATCGCCGTAATGATGCCGTATTTCGGATGCACGATATCGCAAATTTCCTTGATGTCGCCCTTCTGCTTCGCGCCCATCTCGCTGATGAATATCTCGTGCGTCGGCTGCAGGTACGTGCGGATCGTCTTGGTGACGCCCATCGGCGTATTGTAGCTCTCCGGCGTCATGAGCACATGATAGGACTGAGACAACACCGTCGATAGAAAATGCTTCACGCTCGTCTTCCCGAACGAACCGGTGATCCCGATGACCTGCGTCGAGGCGTGCCGCTCGATTTTCTTGCGCGCATCGTTAATATAATAATTGTTGATCTGATGCTCGATCGGTTTATTGACGGTATTCGCAAGGAGGATGAAGACCGCGGGAAGCAGGGTGACCGCGTACATGGCCAAGGCTGCGAACGGTGTCCACGGCAGGAGCGCGCCGACCAAGACGACCAGCAAGATCGCCGTCGTCGTCAGCAGCCGCTTCACGCGGGCGGTATAGACCAGCTTCTTCTTTTCGATTTCCTTCGGTACGGTCAGCGTCAAGAGCAGGAACGCCGCGATCCAAGCGATGTGACCCCATAACGGTTTGTCCATGGCGAACAGGATCAAGGGAACGATCGGCAAGACGTCCATGACGCGGATCGTTCGCTTGAAATTTCCCATGTACCAGTTCCACAGCCGCAGATTGCGGTAGGAATTCAGCTGCAGCATATGCATGCTCTTGATCAGCTTCCTGCCCGCATAGATCGCCCAGACCGCAATGCTGACGATTTGTAACACCGCTACTAGCGTCATTGGTTGTTCCTCTCGTTCTCTAGGAATTTATTCACGATGATTTCGAACTCTTGAGGTCTCTCCAAGTACGAGAAATGCCCGGCGTTCAGCACGGCGAGGCCGGCGTCCGGCAGCAGCGATTCCATGAGCTTCGCGTCGGCGATCGGCGTCGCAGTGTCGTGTTGCCCCCAGATCAGCAGCGTGGAGCATCGAATGCCCGGCAGCAGATGGCGCAAGTCCGTATTGACGACCCGAACGAGCGTCTGCTGCATGACCCCCGATACGTTCTTGTAGTCCTCGGAGCCGACCCGACCCTTCATATAAGTAAGAATGCGATCCCGGTACAGATGCAGTCCCGGAAGTCTCAATACGTGCTTCACGAGCTTGTACGTGTATACTTTCACATAGTACTGCGGCTTGCGTTTCGGCTTGATGCCCGCGCTGTTGACGAGAATCATCTTCTTCACGGGATACTGCGAGGCGTATTGAATGCTGATTCTTCCGCCGTTGGAATGTCCCACGAGAATCGGGGAGGAGATGCCGAGCTGCTCGAAGAACTTGCGGACGAACTGCGTGTACTCCTCGACGCCCCAAGGCACGGGAGGCTCCGAGCTTAACCCGAAGCCGGGCAAGTCGATCGCGTATACGCGGAAAAAGCGGGACAGATTCTCTTGAATTCTATGGAATGTGCCCAGTTCCGCCCCCCAGCCGTGCAGCAGTACGACGTCCTGTCCTTCTCCCTTCACCGAATAATGTATCTGTAGATTATCGATGGTGATGTTCAATCCTATCGCATCCCTTATGTGGTACTTAAAATAAAAAAATCATATCACACCCTCTGAACCGGGAACAACATGATCGCCGCCGCGGAGATAACCTCTGTTCTATATATGCGTCGTGCTTGTTTCGATATAACCCGAAATATCCATAGCTATGATGTCCATCGCCCCATGCGCGGATACCCTAATCATACCATGAATCGGGCAAAGGAAAATCCACAACCTACGGCGGTCGTGGATTTCTTCGCTTCAGTATTACCTAGCATCACTTCGCAATACCGGGGCGCACCAGCCGGCCAAGGCAACACTTGACATGACCAGGCACCCCTTTGTAATACCGAGTATTACTCGGTATTACTTTGTCTTACTCGCTACATCCAAGCTTCGATATCGTCGTCGTCGATGTCGTCGTCGACGTTCCGCTTCGCCGCGGGAGGCTCCGCGTCCTCGATCCGCGCCGCCGGAGACTCCGGCTCCACCCGAACCTCTTGTCTCCCAGCCGCGATCTCCGCCGTTCCTTCGCGAACGTCCCTAAGCGCTTGCATCGCTTCGACCGACGGCGCAAGACGTTCCGTTGCGGGAGCGATGTCCGGCGCGATGCCCCCCGGAACGGGCGAAGCGGTCCCCAGCACGTTCCGTTCCACCGGGATGAACGTCTGCAAATTGCGGACCCCGTTTCGCACGATTTCGTGTTCGATCAGGTAGCGCAAGGAATCCATCAGATTCGTCTGGGCATTAATCCAGTTCATGACGAGCGGATCTTCCGTTTTCTTCGTCTTTAAGCTGATGTTCTCTCCAGGTTGTTTCGTCTTTTTCACGCTTGCCACCTTCCGGTATCCCCTTACCTCTTGCCTTACGCCTTCTTCCTAATCTCGATTAGGCCGGCTGCACGGCTTTATTCTTCAGCGCCTCGTAGATTTTCCCGCGAACGAAGGCATCCAGTCCCATCGCATTCATCTGCACCGCATAGGTCGGCGGGATGTACAACAGCTGCATCTCCCTTTCGACGCACAGCTCCTCGAGCCGCGGATAGAGCAGCGAACGCATGAGGATGCTGCCTCCGCCGTAGACGCAGATCAAGTCGATCTCGTTCCGCGTCTTGGTCAGCTGCCGCTTGACGTTCTGTACGATCTGGCGGACTTGGCTTTCGAGCGGCCGCTTCAACGTCTTGATCGCGCGGGCGTGGTACTTATGCTTCGGATTTTTGATGACGTCGCTGAAAAACTGTCTCGGGCTGTCGGGCAAGTGGATGAGCCGGTTGAACTCGTCCAGCGCTTCTTCGATGGCATATCCGGTCCCATGGTGGCTGCCGTGGACGAATTGACGGAGGAACTTGTTCCCTTCGGTAACGGGATATTCCGTCGAACCGTCGCCGATATCTACATGAAGGATCCGTTTCTCCTTGAAGTAGTTGCCATTGAACTTCTTGTCCAGCTCATAGGTTTCTACGAATTCCTCGAAAATGTCCCCTTCCCGCCAGTTGCCTTCCGCGTCCTTCTGGAGCGCGAAGATGACGGGCGTCGCTTCCGGGACGACCTTCGCGAACGGGAAGGCGATCTTGACCGCCACGCGGTGAATGCCCAGATGAACCGTTACGCGGTGGGTTCCGGTCATGAAGCGCCGCTCGAACTTCGCCGACGTCTCGTCGGTGTGCTGCGTGACCGGCAGCGCCGTGGCCATATCGACGTCCACGTCGATCTGCTCCGGTACTTTCTTCTCTTCGTCGTAAGCCTTCTGTACCGCGATCGCCGCGATCTGCGCGAGCGTGTTGACGATCGGAAGGTCCATGTCGCACTTCATATCGATGCCGATCTGCAGGTTGTCCAACACTTCGCCGCTCTCGAGCGCGAATTTGCCGACATAATACATCCCCGGCCGCGCCGCCGGAGAATCGACCGTGACGACCAACTGGTCCTGGAGGTTCTTAATGAAGCTCTCGGGCGCTTGCTCCTCGCTCCACGGCAGCTCGTCCACCGCGCAATTGACGTTCGGCTGCTGAATTAACTTGCCGTCTATGATCAGATCATGTTCGCTGTTTCCGTTGTCGTTGCCTACGAAAAAATGATAATTCATAGAAATTCCCTCCTAATATGTAAAACCCACAAGTAACACTTTGACATACTCGGTGTTATTCGACAACCTCTAATGGACCCACTCCAACATTTCCCACCCCCGGTCCTACGCTCCATTGCGAAAAAGAGGCCGTCCCGGTCATCGCCTTCGCGTGCGACTTCCGAGACCGCCTCTCTTGCTTGTTTCCTCCGGGATGCATATTGCCCATTTTTCACGCCTATTGGTTCGTCAGCTTATCCGGGTTGTACCGGGCTCCGAGCTTGTTCGCGATATACGTTTCGTAAATTTCCCGCTCTACGGGGTCGTCTACGTGGCACACCTCGATCTTCGCCACTTCGTTCCGATGGTCCTTGATCGGCGATACCGTATCTTCGAAGTGCTTCTTGATACGCTGCCGCAGCTTCCGGGCTTTCCCGACGAAGAGCAATTCGTCCTTGTCGTTATAGAACATGAAGATGCCGCCCTTCTCCCTGGTGATCAGGTGGAAGTCGGTAAAGCCGTAGATGTGGCTCAGCTCGGGAGCTTGCTGTTTGTAAATCGTGACGTCCGGCGTCGGGACCGTTATCGTAATCATCCGTATCCACTTCCTCTTTCCATATAGAGCTTCATCGTAACATAGATGCGCGTTATTCGATAGTTTACCCATTAGAGCGGTCGACTTTTCCCGTAAGAGGCTACTCCTCTGCATATTTATCTTTCATGATGCTCGAGCCCGCTCCGCCGACGACCATGAGGAGCAGCGGTCCGAAGTTCCATAGGAACGACCCGCCGGCTAAGGGAATGCTCGATCCGGCGACTTTGTTCAGCAGCAGAACGCCCAGCTTGCTCGCCAACAGAACGACGCCGAGCAGGAACAACACATCGAACGTATACTTCAGCCGCGGATACGCCAGCTTTTTGCTGTCTCGAATCACTTGTTTCGTCAACCCCTCGTCGCTTCGCAACAATTCATCGATCGTTACGCCGAACAGATCGCTCAAGTGAATGATCACTTCGATGCTCGGATAGTTCTGGCCGTTCTCCCATTTGGATACGGACTGTCGACTGACGAACAGCTTCTCCGCCAAATCCTCTTGGGACCATCCTCTCTTCTTTCGTTCCTGTTTCAACTTCTCGGCGAACACCATTCCGACAGCCGCCTCTCTTCTTACGATGATATAGGCCCATTATTATAGCCCCCCGTAAAAATGTAAAGATCGCTATGGTTGCGAGCCTCCGCAACCGCCGGTTGCATGAGAATTCTCTTGCATATCCGCGATCCGCAAGGGACATCCTACGTTCGAACGCAAAGAAAAAGCGACCCGCAACAGGTCGCTTCTTCATGCCATATTTACACGTAAGCGGGAACCTTCTTCTCTTCCGCCGCGGCGCTCGCAAGACCGAGCGTCTTCGCCGTCGAAGCGTGAATGTCCCGAACCAAGTCCGGGTTCTTCGCAAGGGATGCGCCGTACGAAGGAATCATCTCCTTCAGCTTCGGCTCCCAAGCTTGGATTTGCTGCGGGAAGCACTTCGCGATGACCTCGAGCATGACGGACACGGCGGTGGACGCCCCCGGGGACGCGCCGAGCAAGGCGGCGATCGAGCCGTCCGCGGCGTTGATGACCTCCGTGCCGAATTGGAGCGTGCCTCGGCCGGCGGCCGTATCCTTAATAATCTGGACGCGTTGGCCCGCGACGATTAATTCCCAATCTTCGCTCTTGGCGTCCGGAACGAATTCGCGCAACGCTTCCATCCGCTGCTCCTTAGACAATAAGACCTGCTTGATCAGGTATGTCGTGAGCGACATGTTCTTCACGCCGGCCGCCAGCATCGTGACGAGGTTATGCGGCTTGACGGAAGTGATCAGGTCGAACATGGAACCGAACTTCAGGAACTTCGGCGAGAAGCCGGCGAACGGTCCGAAGAACAAAGATTCCTGCTTGTCGATCACCCGCGTGTCCAGATGCGGCACGGACATCGGCGGAGCGCCGACCGACGCCTTGCCGTATACCTTCGCGCGATGCTTCGCGACGATCTCGGGGTTCCGGCATACCATGAAGAGCCCGCTGACCGGGAAGCCGCCGATGCCTTTGCCTTCCGGAATGCCGGACTTCTGCAGCAGGTGGAGGCTTCCGCCGCCGCCGCCGATGAAGACGAATTTCGCTTGACGCCGTTCGACGGCGCCGCTCTCGACGTTCCGCACTTTCAAATCCCAAGAGCCGTCGGAAGCCCGCATTATATCGTCGACTTGATGCTTATATTGGATTTCGACGTTCTTGTTCTTCAGGTGGTCGAACAAGATACGCGTTAACGCGCCGAAGTTCACGTCCGTGCCGGACTCGATTCTCGTCGCCGCGATCGGTCCGTTCGATATCCGGTCCTTCATCATCAACGGAATCCATTCCGCCAGCTTCGCCCGGTCGTCGGAATATTCCATCCCTTGGAACAGCGGATGGGCGGACATCGCTTCGAACCGTTTCCGCAAGAAGGTAACGTCCTGCTCTCCTTGCACGAAGCTCATATGCGGTACCGGAGAGATGAAGTCCCGCGGGTTGCG
This window contains:
- a CDS encoding ParM/StbA family protein produces the protein MNYHFFVGNDNGNSEHDLIIDGKLIQQPNVNCAVDELPWSEEQAPESFIKNLQDQLVVTVDSPAARPGMYYVGKFALESGEVLDNLQIGIDMKCDMDLPIVNTLAQIAAIAVQKAYDEEKKVPEQIDVDVDMATALPVTQHTDETSAKFERRFMTGTHRVTVHLGIHRVAVKIAFPFAKVVPEATPVIFALQKDAEGNWREGDIFEEFVETYELDKKFNGNYFKEKRILHVDIGDGSTEYPVTEGNKFLRQFVHGSHHGTGYAIEEALDEFNRLIHLPDSPRQFFSDVIKNPKHKYHARAIKTLKRPLESQVRQIVQNVKRQLTKTRNEIDLICVYGGGSILMRSLLYPRLEELCVEREMQLLYIPPTYAVQMNAMGLDAFVRGKIYEALKNKAVQPA
- a CDS encoding D-alanine--D-alanine ligase family protein — protein: MKIRVGVLFGGMSVEHEVSVISGLQAYHAIPRDKYEPVPIYITKEGKWYTGEAVGSIDEYKDLPGLLRKSTNVTLFTNESGAHQLIATRKSWFKNPVVDEIHVAFPVTHGTFGEDGALQGLLEFQKVPYVGCDVLSSALGMDKVVMKAVVRSAGLPVVDFVTFYNHQWSEDPGSCIAKAEAQLKYPVIVKPANLGSSVGIEIAEDTEELTSALGNAFGFADKVIIERVVQNLKEVNCSVIGDHESAEVSVCEEVLKTSEILSYQDKYLNQASKGMSGTSRIIPANISPEMTEEVQALAKQTFLELGCNGVSRIDFLIDQDEGKVYVNEINTIPGSLAFYLWEPKGKSFEQMTGQLIQLALKRHRTKSQLTFSYDTNLLALQGKGGGSKKLGR
- a CDS encoding DUF4178 domain-containing protein; this encodes MSLFQRIKNLVSKPAPPMPEKSILTIGPGDVCEVSLVTYQVVGRTQNRQRNAIVLTLQDGTAIRYLAIEDRERTLFALYQPIDGRLDSFEEVPTTLELDDRAYHMEEHYSGIIQSSGKTPFQQGGEQYVWQYVSDDRMLLRIEWQDGRFMLYEGESVLPADVRVLRGG
- a CDS encoding PspA/IM30 family protein encodes the protein MSLFKRLRDLTLSNVNALIDKAEDPIKLTDQYIRDMTEDLGDAEKAVAAQIALEKKFKRLYEEQVELVEKRTQQAHMAAQAQNVDLARRALEEKKAAESKMAEYKSGYDLNLKLANDLRAKLEEMRKELTELKNKREMLVARYNAAKAQTEINKAMNGFGSDSASAGLKRMEEKMLQMEAQAEASNSLYASKGKSLDDEFKELGKDKAVEDELAALMKQYENKDQ
- a CDS encoding DUF350 domain-containing protein; translated protein: MSWIDYARIPVWTGMGALLLFLIMYLDSLTTRYHDIQEMKSGNVAVTTRFMMKLIAQAYILGQSIAKSDVIWEAIIISVVSFVLLFVLEWLARTVLSKLTHFQLEEGIHEGKIANALFAGSLHIAGALIIGAV
- a CDS encoding malate:quinone oxidoreductase, with the protein product MNDRLQKTDVILIGAGIMSATLGSLLKELMPDWSITVIERRATAGEESSNEWNNAGTGHASLCELNYTVEKPDGSIDISKAIKVNEEFQVSRQFWSYLVNSSLIRNPRDFISPVPHMSFVQGEQDVTFLRKRFEAMSAHPLFQGMEYSDDRAKLAEWIPLMMKDRISNGPIAATRIESGTDVNFGALTRILFDHLKNKNVEIQYKHQVDDIMRASDGSWDLKVRNVESGAVERRQAKFVFIGGGGGSLHLLQKSGIPEGKGIGGFPVSGLFMVCRNPEIVAKHRAKVYGKASVGAPPMSVPHLDTRVIDKQESLFFGPFAGFSPKFLKFGSMFDLITSVKPHNLVTMLAAGVKNMSLTTYLIKQVLLSKEQRMEALREFVPDAKSEDWELIVAGQRVQIIKDTAAGRGTLQFGTEVINAADGSIAALLGASPGASTAVSVMLEVIAKCFPQQIQAWEPKLKEMIPSYGASLAKNPDLVRDIHASTAKTLGLASAAAEEKKVPAYV
- a CDS encoding nucleotide excision repair endonuclease, producing the protein MITITVPTPDVTIYKQQAPELSHIYGFTDFHLITREKGGIFMFYNDKDELLFVGKARKLRQRIKKHFEDTVSPIKDHRNEVAKIEVCHVDDPVEREIYETYIANKLGARYNPDKLTNQ
- a CDS encoding helix-turn-helix domain-containing protein; the encoded protein is MVFAEKLKQERKKRGWSQEDLAEKLFVSRQSVSKWENGQNYPSIEVIIHLSDLFGVTIDELLRSDEGLTKQVIRDSKKLAYPRLKYTFDVLFLLGVVLLASKLGVLLLNKVAGSSIPLAGGSFLWNFGPLLLMVVGGAGSSIMKDKYAEE
- a CDS encoding UDP-N-acetylmuramoyl-tripeptide--D-alanyl-D-alanine ligase; translation: MTLVAVLQIVSIAVWAIYAGRKLIKSMHMLQLNSYRNLRLWNWYMGNFKRTIRVMDVLPIVPLILFAMDKPLWGHIAWIAAFLLLTLTVPKEIEKKKLVYTARVKRLLTTTAILLVVLVGALLPWTPFAALAMYAVTLLPAVFILLANTVNKPIEHQINNYYINDARKKIERHASTQVIGITGSFGKTSVKHFLSTVLSQSYHVLMTPESYNTPMGVTKTIRTYLQPTHEIFISEMGAKQKGDIKEICDIVHPKYGIITAIGEQHLETFKSLENVKATKFELAEALPADGVAFLNLDDENVADQLRKSNLRCKVVTYGSRNPDTDYYAENVRYSRNGCAFAVRVRNGAVQEFETALLGEHNIQNLLACIAVGDTLGIPLPKLAMYIRKVKPVKHRLELKKNGNLTILDDSFNSNPVGSKAALAVLAQMPEKKILVTPGMIELGAKEYEYNYAFAEAAAKVCDYIILVGPKQTKPMQDALQAAGYANFRVAKHLQEGLQFLQGFANEHTVVLLENDLPDNYNE
- a CDS encoding alpha/beta fold hydrolase is translated as MNITIDNLQIHYSVKGEGQDVVLLHGWGAELGTFHRIQENLSRFFRVYAIDLPGFGLSSEPPVPWGVEEYTQFVRKFFEQLGISSPILVGHSNGGRISIQYASQYPVKKMILVNSAGIKPKRKPQYYVKVYTYKLVKHVLRLPGLHLYRDRILTYMKGRVGSEDYKNVSGVMQQTLVRVVNTDLRHLLPGIRCSTLLIWGQHDTATPIADAKLMESLLPDAGLAVLNAGHFSYLERPQEFEIIVNKFLENERNNQ